The Arachis ipaensis cultivar K30076 chromosome B10, Araip1.1, whole genome shotgun sequence DNA window CTGGAAGTGTCGCCCCTGCCaccaattcaaggctcaaaccaCTTAATCCTGAACCTGCTGATTATAATTATTTTGGTGCGACCGTCGATATACCTCTTGATGCATCAACAGTAAGTAATAAAATTGAGATGTTTGAAATCTCCAATCATCTTTTTCCTCATTTATAATTATATCTCATGTATGTTGAAACAAATTTAATGTGGGTTTTCTAATTATGTCTGTTCAATATTAGGActtgaaaaagaaggaaaaggaaCTTCAAGCCAAAGAGGCTGAATTGAGAAGACGAGAACAGGTTTATTTTGAGAATCTCATATCTTTCTGTACATGTTATCCCTGAGAATTCCCTTAATGATTATGTTGATATTCATTTTCAGTTAATTCTGACTATATGAAACATTGTCTATTAAATTAGTGATTTCTTACTAACTATGTGTGCCTTAAAGTTTGcctgtaatttaatttatattgttCTGTCAAATGTAGGAAGTCAGACGGAAAGAGGAAGCTGCTGCACGAGGTATTTTGCATTTCTTATGAggctttttgcattttttttttgggggggaGATAAGTTTCCTTGTCCTTGTATCTGATTGTTGCAATGTTGCCACTTCAGAATTCTATGAAGCTTAAACTCATGTTTCTTGCTTGGGGAATAATCTTCCATTACATTTTGTTTTGCAGCTGGAATTGTAATTGAGGAGAAGAATTGGCCACCATTTTTCCCAATCATACATCATGATATTACAAACGAAATTCCAGTTCATCTTCAACGAATGCAATATGTTGCATTTAGCTCATTGTTAGGTATGTTTGCCAATCTTGTGACGGTATTGCTTTAATTTGCATTATCATGTTGTTTTCAGGCTAGCAACTCTTGAGgcttttttccttttcatttcttttatgGCAGCATTGCTTTATTACATTTTGACCTTAAATAAAATGTATCTATAATGTGTATTCTGCATGTTATGTTTTTAGCAAATAATGATGAAAGAACGCGATATGATCTACAGTGAATGACAAATATTGATGCGATACAGGTCTAGTGGCATGCCTTTCTTGGAATATTATAGCTGTCACTGCAGCTTGGATCAAGGGAGAAGGTCAGTTTAGATGGGAGCAATAACCTTTCCAGGTTAACGAATAAGCTTGTGTTACATATCTGACTCTGCAAATTCCATGCGCATGGAACTTGTTCTTGTTTCTTGTAGGTGTAAAAATATGGTTTCTTTCTATTATCTACTTCATAGCAGGCGTTCCTGGAGCATATGTCCTATGGTACCGCCCACTATATCGTGCTTTCAGGTAATTATTTCCTATGCTTACATGCATTAGTTCCACGGTGTTCCCCATTCTGATAGATCCTTCTGTTTTGCTTATGCTCTTGATTTTGAATCTGCCCTGTTTCTACTTTTGCAGGAAAGATAGTGCTTTGAATTTCGGATGGTTCTTCATGTTTTACATAGTAAGTTCACTATTATGCTTAATGGTTAATGCATGTAAAGCTATGCTTCCAACATGGGATGGATTTCAATATTactatcatcttttttttttctacagaTTCACATTGGATTCTGCATCTTAGCTGCAGTTGCTCCTCCTATAGTATTCAAAGGAAAATCCCTGACGTATGTTTATATGTGTATACACTTCATATAACATCACTATGCCTATATTGCATTTTTTCCATGTTTTCAAGAGCCTGGTGTTACTCTTATTGTTTTGGCCTAATGTTTCGTGCTGTTTACTTATCGATGCAGAGGCATTCTGTCTGCCATAGATGTGATTGGTGATCATACTTTGATTGGAGTAAGTAACCATTTCTTTTTCCTGCATGCTGCTTAATTAATTGTCATCTGTTAAACATTGCCAACATCATGTTTGACACAAACCATGTAACATTGTTAAAGCGCATGCTGCAAAATCCAACCGATCAAAATCGTGTCTGAATATTTGTTTTGATCCATTTGCTTGTAGATTTTCTACTTCATTGGATTCGGATTTTTCTGCCTTGAAACGTTGGTCAGCATCTGGGTTCTTCAGGTTTGTTTATGCTCTTCAAAATTttgaatctttttctttttttcttttagggTGACTATGTTCTTAGCACATGCTCACTATATATACTCCTTTGGTTTGAATACACAGCAAGTGTATATGTACTTCCGCGGCAGCGGCCAAGCCGCCGAGATGAAGCGGGAGGCTGCAAGAGGAGCAGTCAGATCTGCAttctaaacacacacacacacacggatGATATAGGCCTTGTTTGCATTTGGATTCATATTGTAAATTACTTAGCTGCAGAAAAtgatttgtgtgttttttttacaCGTTGATGATGATTGTTAATTTGTTAGTGTTGTACTTATATAGTGGAATAgagcaaacaaacataaagccATGGCTATAATTTATTTCGAGTGAATCCTATATATGTAGTTTTGGTTTACCATCAATGGATTGGTCTGGGTCGTGCATTTTCTCCATTTCACACCAACATTTACTTCTCCAGCTCTGTATTTGAGGTGGAAATTTAGGTGCAAATTAACTTCATgtgaaattaataactaaaagtcGTTATAACTGCACTCTGTTATATTTGGATTTATATAGATTATGCTACATGtgtactaaaattagttattaatataaaatatatactagaaTATAAACACATTTTTATTATGGATGAAGTTGTAGTTGTAGATATTTTCTGccggaaaaaatttaaaaagaaaaataaaaagaaacgcGGTCACTCATTTAAAGCCCTTCATGCCTTTGGTTGGAGTAGATATGTATATTCAATTATTCACATCGTTCAATTATTGAAGAAGATAGTACTAGCAGTACTTACCATTAAATTCGCATTATGATATCTCTATTCCCCCAAAATCCATTAacattgaattaaaaaaaagaagaaaatgaaaatgaacGTATTGATATTTCTATTTCTTAGTATTTAATAATAGTAATATGAGTTTTAATATATTTGACCGGTCGTTAACAAACATGGTCTAGAAAGTTTTATTCCATTaatggaaagaaagaaaatataaaaccTCAAACAAAACGTGCCGTTTGGGAATGAAGGTTCATATATCACATCTCCGACCCAAAACCTTAGTCTCTCCTCACATGCAATTTACAATTAATTATGTTTTAAACAACCAACAATAAtatcaaatgaaaattaaaaatgacCAAAGTATACATAAAAAGGAAGAGCAAATCTACCTCTAATATAtctgtcatatatatatatagtaagcaAAATTACAGTAGTGAACAaccatatataaaaataaaatctcctCATCCACAATATATTGTTTTTCCAAACCTATATAAAACTAGAAATATCCAAAAGGGCACTCCCAAAACAAATCCACCGGTACCATCATAATTCATACAtatatgtttatttatctaaaaaAGGAGTATGCATGCAAGAAACTGAAAAGTTCACAATAACCATATATATGTAATTAAGTTTCACACACATTCATACACGAGAATCATTTTAAGTGTTCTTAATGTTTaagatattttaataaaaattactaaaatacccAAGACATTGAAACACTTGAAATGTTTCTAACAGTATTCATGTATGATATGACTCACTCAGCAATAAGCTATGCACTTCTTTTTGCAGTCAATGGTGCAACCGCCTCCGCCGCCGCCTCCGCCGTAGCCCTTGCCGGAGCGGCTGTAGGAGGTGAAGCACTTAGCAGGACAAGTGATCTTCTTCTGGAAGCAAGGGCCTTTGTCTTTGCAAACAACGGTGGGCCTGACAACACCACCTCTGGAGTAACCACCACTTGGTCCACCGTATCCACCACCATAACCTCCTCCTATTCCATTCCCAAACCCGTTTCCAAATCCGGGTATGCTGAACCCACCTCCTGGCCCAAAGAAGGGCCCAATACCACCTCCGTAGTTGGGGTCATCGCCACCACTCTTAGCGTGCTTCTTCTGTTGATCATCACCGGAAGGTTTGGAT harbors:
- the LOC107623841 gene encoding secretory carrier-associated membrane protein isoform X1, giving the protein MAGRYDSNPFAEEETEVNPFSDPAVRGKASSPSSYSGGAFYTTNPGSVAPATNSRLKPLNPEPADYNYFGATVDIPLDASTDLKKKEKELQAKEAELRRREQEVRRKEEAAARAGIVIEEKNWPPFFPIIHHDITNEIPVHLQRMQYVAFSSLLGLVACLSWNIIAVTAAWIKGEGVKIWFLSIIYFIAGVPGAYVLWYRPLYRAFRKDSALNFGWFFMFYIIHIGFCILAAVAPPIVFKGKSLTGILSAIDVIGDHTLIGIFYFIGFGFFCLETLVSIWVLQQVYMYFRGSGQAAEMKREAARGAVRSAF
- the LOC107623841 gene encoding secretory carrier-associated membrane protein isoform X2 codes for the protein MAGRYDSNPFAEEETEVNPFSNPGSVAPATNSRLKPLNPEPADYNYFGATVDIPLDASTDLKKKEKELQAKEAELRRREQEVRRKEEAAARAGIVIEEKNWPPFFPIIHHDITNEIPVHLQRMQYVAFSSLLGLVACLSWNIIAVTAAWIKGEGVKIWFLSIIYFIAGVPGAYVLWYRPLYRAFRKDSALNFGWFFMFYIIHIGFCILAAVAPPIVFKGKSLTGILSAIDVIGDHTLIGIFYFIGFGFFCLETLVSIWVLQQVYMYFRGSGQAAEMKREAARGAVRSAF
- the LOC107624018 gene encoding glycine-rich cell wall structural protein 1.0 is translated as MNTLKVILVLLSILLIASPSLATRPGSKPSGDDQQKKHAKSGGDDPNYGGGIGPFFGPGGGFSIPGFGNGFGNGIGGGYGGGYGGPSGGYSRGGVVRPTVVCKDKGPCFQKKITCPAKCFTSYSRSGKGYGGGGGGGGCTIDCKKKCIAYC